Proteins found in one Xenopus laevis strain J_2021 chromosome 1L, Xenopus_laevis_v10.1, whole genome shotgun sequence genomic segment:
- the chchd10.L gene encoding coiled-coil-helix-coiled-coil-helix domain-containing protein 10, mitochondrial, with protein MARGGRSVPSRTAPSHAPSHTPAPAPPPPSAISSAPAPSQGPGLMAQMATTAAGVAVGSAVGHVIGGALTGAFSGSSSEPAKPATQEPQKPSAVPQQIPPQHGPCHYEMKQFLDCATTQSDLTLCEGFSEVLKQCKSNHGISSLL; from the exons ATGGCTCGTGGTGGCCGAAGTGTCCCCTCTCGCACGGCGCCTAG CCATGCCCCTTCTCATACTCCTGCCCCTGCACCTCCACCACCTTCAGCTATTTCATCAGCCCCTGCTCCGTCACAGGGCCCTGGGTTGATGGCCCAGATGGCTACTACTGCAGCAGGAGTAGCTGTGGGATCAGCAGTGGGGCATGTCATTGGGGGTGCACTTACTGGGGCTTTCAGTGGTAGCAGCTCAGAACCAGCAAAGCCAGCCACACAG GAGCCCCAAAAGCCCTCTGCTGTGCCTCAGCAGATTCCACCACAACATGGACCTTGTCATTATGAGATGAAACAGTTCTTGGACTGTGCTACCACACAAAGTGACCTAACTCTGTGTGAAGGATTCAGCGAGGTTCTCAAGCAGTGCAAGTCCAACCACG GTATC
- the LOC108713257 gene encoding uncharacterized protein LOC108713257 has protein sequence MVTMHILLPVILLHHSLTYANGFCFVKCDQTVTVTANCIELSEVNFSNMGKVNVTNHSITHVKTFPNSTYHKLTSLDMSYNSIQILPEDFLYNANMLKEVILSHNMISKLPEMFLVNASALECLKLEGNPLSSIPASVFQPSLRNLRINCECTVVESTQKANRFCHNSTECSFKCQKGLSWFDIEEFYQKECRTVMLAWYIAIPFVAVALLAGGTTYFICSKKKKEANFESNKNVDKSPAHGQQHYTTRNMENISTATHHPGKNYENVVIGQWHPDQEKPYTFTEHKRWQAGNSDAMKEEDIYLESDVTDGDLPIYTNTQNVYYSYTESGEMNNMNKEEDDVYILPDQ, from the exons ATGGTAACAATGCACATTCTACTGCCAGTGATACTGTTGCACCACTCTCTAACATATGCCAATGGATTTTGCTTTGTGAAATGTGACCAGACAGTTACTGTCACTGCAAACTGCATTGAGCTCTCAGAAGTTAACTTTTCTAACATGGGAAAGGTGAATGTAACCAATCACTCCATCACACATGTAAAGACATTTCCAAATTCAACATACCACAAACTCACTTCTCTGGATATGTCCTACAATAGCATTCAAATACTTCCGGAAGATTTTCTATACAATGCTAATATGCTGAAAGAAGTTATCCTCTCTCATAATATGATTTCAAAACTACCAGAAATGTTCTTGGTAAATGCTTCTGCTTTGGAATGCTTGAAACTTGAAGGAAATCCATTATCCTCCATTCCCGCTAGTGTTTTTCAACCCAGCCTCCGGAACTTGAGAATTAATTGTGAATGTACAGTTGTAGAAAGTACACAGAAAGCAAACAGGTTTTGTCACAATAGCACAGAATGTTCCTTCAAATGTCAGAAAGGGTTATCCTGGTTTGATATTGAAGAATTCTACCAAAAAGAATGCAGAACTGTTATGTTGGCATGGTACATAGCAATTCCCTTTGTGGCTGTTGCACTACTAGCGGGAGGCACGACTTATTTCATTTGTtctaagaaaaagaaagaggctaATTTTGAAAGCAACAAAAATGTCGACAAATCACCTGCTCATGGGCAGCAACATTATACGACAAGAAATATGGAAAACATCTCTACAGCAACACATCATCCAGGAAAAAATTATGAGAATGTTGTTATTGGTCAATGGCATCCAGATCAAGAGAAGCCGTACACTTTCACTGAACACAAGAGATGGCAGGCTGGAAACAG CGATGCAATGAAAGAAGAAGACATATACCTGGAAAGTGATGTAACTGATGGTGACCTGCCTATCTACACCAACACACAAAACGTGTACTATAGTTACACGGAGTCTGGTGAAATGAACAACATGAACAAGGAAGAGGATGATGTGTATATCTTACCAGATCAGTAA